One window of the Triticum dicoccoides isolate Atlit2015 ecotype Zavitan chromosome 3B, WEW_v2.0, whole genome shotgun sequence genome contains the following:
- the LOC119282131 gene encoding uncharacterized protein LOC119282131, with protein MEAALTRDPTIKLPDDLLVEIISRVPYKSTCCCKCVSTRWRDLISHPDHREKLPGSTLAGFFYKTCGIGRNPRFPHVYQSVSGNWCPLDASLSFLPECEELDILDCCSGLLLCRRRTAPKAWDDPGTLEYVVCNPATERWVSVPATEYSWFLNDARLGFDPAVSSHFHVFELVTAVALNLNNKYDYRIEEVGIYSSKAGGWTHQIVWDNPTEILCLSGGAFFDGVLYLRSDSNTVAAIDVQGNYRIIPVPTSPDARGVPNVYVSRGQLYLTDHGSSELSIWVLEDSISENCWTLKLKVSYLQLFGVEYSSAREHYGVISAHPEDNVIFIIVESASGIFWQMKLFSYEMDSKELRFVCDLGRNSRCPYLSYVPLFSESLTDGH; from the coding sequence ATGGAGGCGGCCCTCACGAGAGATCCGACGATCAAGCTCCCCGACGACCTCCTGGTCGAGATCATCTCGCGCGTGCCCTACAAGTCCACCTGCTGCTGCAAGTGCGTCTCCACGCGCTGGCGGGACCTCATCTCCCACCCCGACCACCGCGAGAAGCTTCCCGGGTCGACCCTCGCCGGTTTCTTCTACAAAACCTGCGGCATAGGCCGCAATCCACGGTTTCCTCATGTTTACCAAAGCGTCTCGGGTAACTGGTGCCCTCTTGACGCCTCACTCTCGTTCCTACCTGAATGCGAGGAGCTCGACATCTTGGATTGCTGTAGCGGCCTCCTCCTCTGCCGACGCCGGACTGCCCCCAAGGCGTGGGATGACCCTGGGACATTGGAGTACGTGGTGTGCAATCCTGCTACTGAGAGATGGGTATCCGTGCCCGCCACCGAGTATTCCTGGTTTTTGAACGATGCTCGCCTGGGATTTGACCCGGCCGTCTCCTCCCACTTCCATGTGTTCGAGTTGGTAACTGCCGTGGCTTTGAATCTGAATAATAAGTATGATTATCGCATCGAAGAGGTGGGGATCTACTCTTCCAAAGCGGGAGGTTGGACACATCAAATTGTTTGGGACAATCCAACTGAGATACTCTGCTTATCAGGTGGCGCATTTTTCGACGGAGTGTTGTATTTACGTTCTGATAGTAACACAGTTGCAGCCATCGACGTGCAGGGTAATTATAGGATCATTCCTGTTCCTACTTCACCTGATGCTCGTGGTGTTCCTAATGTTTATGTATCACGAGGACAATTGTATCTCACAGATCATGGTTCTTCTGAACTGTCAATCTGGGTTCTTGAAGATTCTATTAGTGAAAATTGTTGGACATTGAAGCTCAAAGTCAGTTACTTGCAACTGTTTGGAGTAGAGTATTCAAGCGCCAGGGAACATTACGGTGTTATCTCAGCCCACCCAGAAGACAATGTGATATTCATAATTGTAGAATCTGCATCAGGGATCTTTTGGCAGATGAAATTATTTTCATACGAAATGGATTCTAAAGAGCTGCGTTTTGTATGTGATCTTGGACGGAATTCAAGGTGCCCTTATCTTTCATATGTTCCTTTGTTCTCGGAGTCATTGACGGATGGGCACTGA